In Bacteroides coprosuis DSM 18011, the following are encoded in one genomic region:
- a CDS encoding putative Fe-S oxidoreductase (COGs: COG0731 Fe-S oxidoreductase~KEGG: bfr:BF0015 putative Fe-S oxidoreductase~SPTR: Putative uncharacterized protein;~IMG reference gene:2504106054) produces the protein MTIIFPSPVFGPVKSRRLGISLGINLLPSDGKVCSFDCIYCECGLNGENRPSSPLPTRQEVKDHLEDKLQEMVATQELPDVITFAGNGEPTIHPNFSEIIDDTIKLRDKYAPRAKVSVLSNATFLHQPATVKALHKVDNNILKLDTVDMPFINLVNQPNCNYDVAKTIELMKMLDGDLIIQTMFLKGEYKGNSVDNTGSEFVEPWIAQLKQINPRQVMIYTIDRETPVKGLLKASKEELDEIGERLKEENFNVSISY, from the coding sequence ATGACAATAATTTTCCCTTCTCCAGTATTTGGACCAGTAAAATCTAGAAGATTAGGAATATCCCTAGGTATTAATTTATTACCTTCTGATGGAAAAGTTTGCTCTTTTGATTGCATTTACTGTGAATGCGGATTAAACGGAGAAAATAGACCTTCATCTCCTTTGCCCACTAGGCAAGAGGTAAAAGATCATCTAGAGGATAAATTGCAAGAAATGGTTGCTACTCAAGAGTTACCAGATGTTATTACTTTTGCAGGAAATGGTGAACCAACTATTCATCCCAATTTTTCGGAAATTATAGATGATACTATTAAACTTCGTGATAAATATGCTCCTCGAGCCAAAGTAAGTGTTTTAAGTAATGCTACATTTTTACATCAACCAGCTACAGTAAAGGCTTTGCATAAAGTTGATAATAATATTTTAAAATTAGATACTGTAGATATGCCTTTTATTAACTTAGTTAATCAGCCCAATTGTAATTATGATGTAGCTAAAACTATAGAACTAATGAAAATGTTGGATGGGGATTTGATTATTCAAACTATGTTCCTAAAAGGAGAGTATAAAGGAAATAGTGTTGATAATACAGGAAGTGAGTTTGTAGAGCCATGGATAGCTCAATTAAAGCAAATCAATCCTAGACAAGTAATGATTTATACTATTGATAGAGAAACTCCTGTAAAAGGTTTATTAAAGGCTTCTAAAGAAGAACTTGATGAAATAGGGGAGAGATTGAAAGAAGAAAATTTTAATGTATCTATTTCTTATTAA
- a CDS encoding hypothetical protein (KEGG: bfs:BF0013 hypothetical protein~SPTR: Putative uncharacterized protein;~IMG reference gene:2504106053): MNISLLRLFTAVCILFITINSVGQNNTQKKSNEDKIERILLKSENSAEDESITVDELVDNLSVLLDINRVSREQLTQLFILSPYQIESLINYRLKNGGFHSIYEIQLINGFDKKTIDKLLPYISVDNMKENFVPIKKNTRIKNELSLRYDIPLYKREGDYNSFIGPSFYTALRYNCQLKDKIEFGLVAEKDSGEPIFGLDNSCGFDYYSYYLIIKNINKFDKIFIGKFRVNYGLGLTVGTRNFGGKWNEIQSFFKDANGVSKHSSVDEYNYFRGIACIYKSGNLEITPFISHKETGGTIKENKINSIYTSGLYRTAKEIEKKNAVKQVSMGSRIAYHFSNFTLGVNGLYYYFNLPIGRSTKNYTKYDIVGNNFFNIGTDYTWYWNKVISKGELAISKSGIAVLNKIYYAPTTDWDLLFIYRYYSPRYWGFYSNAFGSQSKVKNENGYYISMQTKKFYPVEFNAYIDYSTNPWWKYRLSKASYVVDMGAEVDIPFLNHHSFNFRFSYKQFERDRTGTKGKIIDGYYLFKSRIEYHVVCNDFIELKSLGDCNWLKSLYSDIGYHFTQRVSINSPWLYLKTDFQYTYFNSPSFDTRLYIYEKGLLYNSYIPSFYGRGHRLSLNINNKPIKNITLMIKYGLTFYSDRSEIGSGVNKINKRSKADLQLMGRIKF, encoded by the coding sequence ATGAATATCAGCTTATTAAGATTGTTTACAGCTGTTTGTATCTTGTTTATAACTATAAATAGCGTTGGTCAAAATAACACTCAGAAAAAGAGTAATGAAGATAAGATTGAGAGAATACTTCTTAAGAGTGAAAATAGTGCAGAAGATGAGTCAATAACTGTTGATGAACTTGTAGATAACCTTAGTGTATTACTTGATATAAATAGGGTGTCACGCGAACAATTAACACAGTTGTTCATATTGTCACCTTATCAAATTGAATCATTAATAAATTATCGATTGAAAAATGGAGGATTTCATTCTATTTATGAAATTCAATTGATAAACGGATTTGATAAAAAGACAATAGATAAATTACTTCCTTATATTTCTGTTGATAACATGAAAGAGAACTTTGTTCCTATTAAAAAAAATACAAGAATAAAGAATGAATTATCTCTTCGTTACGATATTCCTTTATATAAAAGAGAGGGGGACTATAATTCTTTTATAGGTCCTTCATTTTACACAGCTCTTCGTTACAACTGTCAGTTAAAGGATAAAATAGAATTTGGTTTGGTTGCTGAAAAAGATTCTGGTGAGCCTATTTTTGGTTTGGATAATTCATGCGGATTTGATTATTATTCCTATTATTTAATAATAAAAAATATAAACAAATTTGATAAAATATTTATTGGAAAATTCAGAGTTAATTATGGATTAGGTTTAACTGTTGGTACTAGGAACTTCGGGGGAAAATGGAATGAAATTCAATCTTTCTTTAAAGATGCCAATGGAGTAAGTAAGCACTCTTCTGTAGATGAATATAATTATTTTAGAGGGATTGCATGTATATACAAAAGTGGAAATTTAGAAATAACTCCTTTTATTTCTCACAAAGAAACGGGTGGAACAATCAAAGAGAATAAAATAAATTCAATTTATACTTCTGGACTGTATCGTACTGCAAAAGAAATAGAAAAAAAGAACGCTGTAAAACAGGTTTCTATGGGTAGTAGAATAGCCTATCATTTTTCAAACTTTACGTTGGGTGTTAATGGACTCTATTACTATTTTAATTTACCTATTGGAAGGTCTACAAAGAATTATACAAAATATGATATTGTAGGTAATAATTTTTTTAATATAGGTACAGACTATACTTGGTATTGGAATAAAGTAATCAGTAAAGGAGAATTGGCAATATCAAAAAGTGGAATAGCTGTTTTAAATAAAATATATTATGCACCAACAACCGACTGGGATTTATTATTTATTTATCGTTATTACTCTCCGCGTTATTGGGGTTTTTATTCTAATGCTTTTGGATCTCAGTCTAAAGTGAAAAATGAAAATGGGTACTATATATCTATGCAAACTAAAAAATTTTACCCAGTGGAGTTCAATGCCTATATAGATTATTCTACTAATCCTTGGTGGAAATATAGATTGAGTAAGGCATCGTACGTTGTAGATATGGGGGCTGAGGTAGATATTCCATTTTTAAATCATCATAGTTTTAATTTTCGTTTTTCTTATAAACAGTTTGAACGAGATCGGACTGGAACAAAAGGAAAGATAATAGATGGATATTATTTGTTTAAATCTCGTATTGAATACCATGTAGTCTGTAATGACTTTATTGAATTAAAATCCTTAGGAGATTGTAACTGGTTGAAGTCTCTATACAGTGATATAGGATATCATTTCACGCAAAGAGTAAGTATTAATTCGCCTTGGTTATACCTAAAAACTGATTTTCAGTATACTTATTTTAACTCTCCTTCATTTGATACACGATTATATATCTATGAAAAAGGACTTTTATATAATTCTTATATTCCTTCCTTTTATGGGAGGGGTCACAGATTATCTCTCAATATAAATAATAAGCCCATTAAAAATATCACCTTAATGATAAAATATGGATTAACTTTTTATTCAGATAGGTCCGAAATAGGGAGTGGAGTTAATAAAATAAATAAAAGAAGTAAAGCTGATTTGCAATTGATGGGCAGGATAAAGTTTTAA
- a CDS encoding Protein of unknown function, membrane YfhO (InterPro IPR018580~KEGG: bfs:BF4264 hypothetical protein~PFAM: Uncharacterised protein family YfhO~SPTR: Putative uncharacterized protein;~IMG reference gene:2504106050~PFAM: Bacterial membrane protein YfhO): protein MKRLLPDGIAILLFLTISILYFLPSMLDGRILLDHDAAAGIGAGEEAKEYYEEHGKRTRWTNSLFSGMPTYQISPSYKSTDTLKAAEKVYSLFLPQYVWQVFIMMLGFYILLRAFNIPPIISTLGGIAWAFSSYFFILIAAGHLWKFITLAYIPPTIAGIVLIYKKKYWLGGILTAFFASLQIISNHIQMSYYFLFVILFLVIAFFIDAYHRKELNHFLKATGILCISGILAIAVNSSSLYHTYQYSNESTRGKTELTLNKKNTHEDKGVDKEYITQWSYGIDETLTLLIPNFKGGASKPIIQNESAMQDANPKFYNIYGQITQYFGDQPFTAGPVYVGAFILFLFIVGCIVVKGPIKWALVGATAFSIILAWGKNFMPVTDFFIDYIPLYNKFRAVSSILVIAEFTIPLLAILGLVNLLKNKEQLVNNQKPLIISLAITGGLSLLTALFPKFLTGSFISERELMAFSQAPADFASQLIMSLETMRADIVQADAWRSLIIILMGCFILFLFVKDKTNKISTVALLIGLSIFDLWSVNKRYLNDELFVPKTDINKTFTPTEANKFILEDKDPNFRVLNFTTNTFNENNTSYWHKSIGGYNAAKLRRYQELIDFYIQPEMGKVIQKITNQEQLELLEDEDTPILNMLNTKYYILGTQSTSVLENKFRNGNAWFVNNIKTVSTADEEITNLGKINTKETAIINQDFDHSNRIGEGSILLQEYQPNEITYLVNVKKAGIALFSEIYYPGWKATIDNQELPLFRANYVLRGIDLPEGEYTLKMSFHPHSLSVTETIAYIGLMVLILSILFLSFKTYKKLK, encoded by the coding sequence ATGAAAAGACTTTTACCTGATGGTATAGCCATTCTTCTATTTTTAACTATATCAATACTCTATTTTTTACCTTCTATGTTAGATGGTAGAATATTATTAGATCATGATGCAGCAGCAGGTATAGGAGCAGGAGAAGAAGCAAAAGAATATTATGAGGAACACGGAAAGAGAACACGATGGACAAACTCATTATTTAGTGGAATGCCCACTTATCAAATTTCTCCTTCCTATAAATCAACTGATACACTAAAAGCAGCAGAGAAAGTTTATAGCCTTTTCTTACCTCAGTATGTATGGCAAGTATTTATTATGATGCTAGGCTTTTACATATTACTTAGAGCATTTAATATTCCACCTATTATATCTACTCTAGGAGGAATAGCTTGGGCTTTTTCCTCCTATTTCTTTATATTAATAGCTGCTGGACATTTATGGAAATTCATAACCTTAGCATATATTCCACCAACTATTGCAGGTATTGTATTAATCTATAAAAAGAAGTATTGGTTAGGAGGAATTTTGACTGCATTTTTCGCTTCACTTCAGATTATCTCCAACCATATTCAAATGAGTTATTATTTCTTATTTGTTATCTTATTCTTGGTCATAGCCTTTTTTATAGATGCATATCATAGAAAAGAATTAAATCATTTTTTAAAAGCAACAGGTATCCTCTGTATATCAGGTATTCTTGCTATTGCTGTAAATAGTTCAAGCTTGTATCATACCTATCAATACAGTAATGAATCTACTCGTGGAAAAACTGAATTGACACTAAATAAAAAAAACACTCATGAAGATAAAGGTGTTGATAAAGAATACATAACTCAATGGAGCTATGGAATAGATGAAACTCTCACTTTATTAATACCTAACTTTAAAGGAGGAGCTTCAAAGCCTATCATTCAAAATGAATCGGCTATGCAAGATGCAAATCCTAAATTTTATAATATATATGGTCAAATAACTCAGTATTTTGGCGACCAACCCTTTACTGCAGGGCCCGTTTATGTTGGAGCATTTATCCTTTTTCTATTTATAGTGGGCTGTATAGTTGTAAAAGGTCCTATAAAGTGGGCTTTGGTAGGTGCAACAGCATTTTCTATCATACTAGCTTGGGGTAAAAATTTTATGCCAGTTACCGACTTCTTTATTGACTATATCCCTTTATACAATAAATTTAGAGCTGTATCATCTATACTTGTTATAGCAGAATTCACAATTCCTCTTTTAGCCATATTAGGCTTAGTAAACCTATTAAAGAATAAAGAGCAACTAGTAAACAATCAAAAGCCTCTCATCATTAGCTTAGCTATAACAGGAGGGTTATCTCTTTTGACTGCCTTATTTCCAAAGTTTCTAACAGGATCTTTTATTTCAGAAAGAGAATTAATGGCATTCAGCCAAGCACCTGCAGATTTTGCTAGTCAGCTAATCATGAGCTTAGAAACTATGAGAGCAGACATTGTACAGGCCGATGCTTGGAGAAGCTTAATCATTATATTGATGGGGTGCTTTATTTTATTTTTATTTGTAAAAGATAAAACCAATAAAATATCTACAGTAGCCTTATTAATAGGCCTATCTATTTTTGACTTATGGAGCGTTAATAAAAGATATTTGAATGATGAATTATTTGTTCCAAAAACAGATATTAACAAAACGTTTACTCCTACAGAAGCAAATAAATTTATTTTAGAGGATAAAGACCCTAATTTCAGAGTATTAAATTTTACTACAAATACTTTTAATGAAAATAATACATCGTATTGGCATAAAAGTATAGGCGGGTATAATGCAGCCAAACTCCGTAGATATCAAGAGTTAATAGATTTTTATATTCAACCAGAAATGGGTAAGGTTATCCAAAAAATAACGAATCAAGAACAATTGGAATTACTTGAAGATGAAGATACACCTATACTAAATATGCTGAATACTAAATATTATATATTAGGTACACAATCGACTTCCGTATTAGAAAATAAATTCAGAAATGGAAATGCATGGTTTGTAAATAATATAAAAACCGTAAGTACAGCAGACGAAGAAATCACGAATCTTGGAAAGATTAATACGAAAGAAACAGCTATTATTAACCAAGATTTTGATCATTCCAATAGAATAGGAGAGGGCAGTATCCTTTTACAAGAGTACCAACCCAACGAAATAACCTATTTAGTAAATGTTAAAAAAGCTGGTATAGCACTATTTTCTGAGATCTATTATCCTGGTTGGAAAGCTACTATAGATAATCAAGAACTACCCTTATTTAGAGCAAACTATGTACTTAGAGGGATAGACCTTCCTGAAGGTGAATACACGCTAAAAATGAGCTTTCATCCTCATTCATTATCAGTAACAGAAACTATTGCTTATATAGGCTTAATGGTACTTATATTAAGCATTCTATTTTTAAGTTTTAAAACATACAAAAAACTGAAATAG
- a CDS encoding Mannose-1-phosphate guanylyltransferase (COGs: COG0836 Mannose-1-phosphate guanylyltransferase~InterPro IPR005835~KEGG: bfs:BF4125 putative mannose-1-phosphate guanylyltransferase~PFAM: Nucleotidyl transferase~PRIAM: Mannose-1-phosphate guanylyltransferase~SPTR: Putative uncharacterized protein;~manually curated~IMG reference gene:2504106055~PFAM: Nucleotidyl transferase~TIGRFAM: mannose-1-phosphate guanylyltransferase/mannose-6-phosphate isomerase) encodes MINQNNYCVIMSGGVGSRFWPFSRKTYPKQFLDFFGTGRSLLQQTFDRFNKIIPTKNIFIVTNEDYSNLVQEQIPEINKSQILLEPTRRNTAPCIAWASYHIRELNPNANIVVAPSDHLILKEDEFLNSISNGLQYVAENNNLLTLGITPNRPETGYGYIQIADHINESLYKVKTFTEKPQLDLAKVFVESGEFYWNSGLFMWNVNSILQSIDQFLPEIASKLDAGKGIYTTPKEKNFIQENFPACPNVSIDFGIMEKAENVYVSLGDFGWSDLGTWGSLYDLSDKDENQNVTLKGDSIFYNSKNNIVALPKGKLAIIDGLENYLISESDNVILICKKDEEQSIRKYVSDAQQKLGDDYI; translated from the coding sequence ATGATAAATCAAAATAACTACTGCGTGATAATGAGTGGTGGTGTTGGAAGTAGATTTTGGCCATTTAGCCGTAAAACTTATCCAAAACAGTTTCTAGACTTTTTTGGTACAGGAAGGTCTCTTCTTCAACAAACTTTTGATCGATTCAATAAGATTATTCCTACTAAAAATATCTTTATTGTAACCAATGAAGACTATTCTAATTTAGTACAAGAACAAATTCCTGAAATTAATAAAAGTCAGATTTTATTAGAGCCTACAAGAAGGAATACTGCCCCATGCATTGCCTGGGCATCTTATCATATAAGAGAACTGAATCCCAATGCTAATATTGTAGTAGCTCCCTCTGATCATCTTATACTTAAAGAAGATGAATTTCTAAATTCTATATCTAACGGACTCCAATATGTTGCTGAAAATAATAATCTTTTAACTCTAGGTATCACTCCCAATAGACCAGAAACAGGATATGGTTATATTCAAATAGCCGATCACATAAATGAATCTCTATATAAAGTGAAAACCTTTACTGAAAAACCACAGCTAGATCTGGCTAAAGTCTTTGTAGAAAGTGGGGAATTTTATTGGAATTCAGGATTATTTATGTGGAATGTAAATTCTATTTTACAATCTATTGATCAATTTTTACCGGAAATAGCTTCAAAGCTTGATGCTGGTAAAGGGATTTATACTACACCAAAAGAAAAGAATTTCATTCAAGAGAATTTTCCTGCTTGCCCAAATGTATCTATCGACTTTGGTATCATGGAGAAAGCAGAAAATGTATATGTATCATTAGGTGATTTCGGTTGGTCTGACCTTGGTACTTGGGGCTCACTATATGATTTGTCAGATAAAGATGAAAATCAAAATGTAACCCTAAAAGGTGATTCTATCTTTTATAATAGCAAAAATAATATTGTAGCTCTTCCCAAAGGCAAGCTGGCTATTATTGATGGTTTAGAAAATTATCTTATTTCTGAATCTGATAATGTAATCTTAATTTGTAAGAAAGATGAAGAGCAATCCATTAGAAAATATGTTAGTGATGCTCAGCAAAAATTAGGCGATGACTATATCTAG
- a CDS encoding tRNA/rRNA methyltransferase (SpoU) (COGs: COG0566 rRNA methylase~InterPro IPR001537~KEGG: bfs:BF0001 putative SpoU rRNA methylase family protein~PFAM: tRNA/rRNA methyltransferase, SpoU~SPTR: Putative uncharacterized protein;~IMG reference gene:2504106052~PFAM: SpoU rRNA Methylase family) — MIRKLKITELNRLSTSEFKEIDKVPFIVILDNIRSMYNVGSVFRTADAFRLEKIYLCGITSVPPHAEIHKTALGAEESVDWEYIEDTVHIVDRLKEEGYTVFSIEQAEGSTMLNELELQKNQKIAIVMGNEVKGVQQEVINHSNGCIEIPQYGTKHSMNVSVTTGIVIWDLFNKII; from the coding sequence ATGATACGAAAACTTAAAATAACCGAACTTAATCGCTTGAGTACAAGTGAATTTAAAGAAATAGATAAAGTCCCTTTTATCGTTATTCTAGATAATATAAGGAGTATGTATAATGTAGGTTCTGTATTTAGAACAGCAGATGCTTTTCGATTAGAAAAGATATACCTCTGTGGTATAACTTCTGTTCCTCCCCATGCTGAAATACATAAAACAGCTTTAGGTGCTGAAGAATCAGTAGATTGGGAGTATATTGAAGATACGGTTCATATTGTTGATAGGTTGAAAGAAGAGGGTTACACTGTGTTTTCAATTGAACAAGCAGAAGGGAGTACCATGTTGAATGAATTAGAACTTCAAAAAAATCAGAAAATAGCTATTGTAATGGGGAATGAAGTAAAAGGAGTTCAGCAAGAGGTTATTAATCATTCTAATGGGTGTATTGAGATACCTCAATACGGAACGAAGCATTCTATGAACGTATCTGTTACTACAGGAATTGTTATCTGGGATCTGTTTAATAAGATCATTTAA
- a CDS encoding Quinolinate synthase A (COGs: COG0379 Quinolinate synthase~HAMAP: Quinolinate synthase A, type 2~InterPro IPR023066:IPR003473~KEGG: xtr:100488345 quinolinate synthase A-like~PFAM: Quinolinate synthetase A~PRIAM: Quinolinate synthase~SPTR: Quinolinate synthase A;~TIGRFAM: Quinolinate synthetase A~IMG reference gene:2504106051~PFAM: Quinolinate synthetase A protein~TIGRFAM: quinolinate synthetase complex, A subunit), which translates to MNKLITAINELKKEKKALILAHYYQRSELQDIADFVGDSLALAQWASKTDADVIVMCGVHFMAETAKILNPSKTVLIPDMDAGCSLADSCPADKFEEFVNAHPDHTVISYVNTSAGVKAVTDIVVTSTNAKQIVDSLPKDEKIIFGPDYNLGNYINSITGRNMLLWNGACHVHEQFSVEKILALKKIYPNAIVLAHPECKNTLLSISDFVGSTSALLKYAQTSDCNQFIVATESGILHQMQKACPEKTFIPAPPNDSTCACNECNFMRLNTLEKLYLCLKNETPEVLVDEKIAVKAVKPIVRMLDISEELGL; encoded by the coding sequence ATGAATAAGCTTATAACTGCTATCAATGAGTTGAAGAAAGAAAAGAAAGCCTTGATTCTGGCTCACTATTACCAGCGCAGTGAATTGCAAGATATAGCAGACTTTGTTGGTGATAGCTTAGCCTTGGCTCAATGGGCTTCTAAAACGGATGCTGATGTTATTGTAATGTGCGGTGTTCATTTTATGGCTGAGACGGCAAAAATCCTTAATCCCAGTAAAACGGTTTTAATACCAGACATGGATGCGGGCTGTTCCTTGGCCGATAGCTGTCCTGCTGATAAATTTGAAGAGTTTGTTAATGCTCACCCCGATCATACCGTTATATCGTACGTAAACACCTCTGCTGGAGTCAAAGCTGTTACTGACATCGTTGTAACTTCCACGAATGCAAAACAAATTGTGGATAGTCTGCCCAAAGATGAAAAAATAATATTTGGTCCTGATTACAACTTGGGAAATTATATCAATTCTATAACGGGTAGAAATATGTTGTTATGGAATGGTGCTTGTCATGTGCATGAACAATTTTCTGTTGAAAAAATATTAGCTCTCAAAAAAATATATCCAAATGCCATTGTTTTAGCCCATCCTGAATGTAAAAATACATTACTTAGTATTTCTGATTTTGTTGGCTCTACTTCAGCCCTTTTAAAGTATGCTCAAACAAGCGATTGCAATCAATTTATCGTTGCAACAGAATCAGGAATTTTACATCAAATGCAAAAGGCTTGCCCAGAAAAAACATTTATTCCTGCTCCTCCAAATGATAGTACTTGTGCTTGTAATGAGTGTAATTTTATGCGTTTAAATACTTTAGAAAAGTTATATTTATGCTTAAAAAATGAAACTCCAGAAGTTTTAGTGGATGAAAAAATAGCAGTAAAAGCAGTTAAACCGATTGTTAGAATGCTTGATATTTCTGAAGAATTAGGTTTATAA
- a CDS encoding Adenosylhomocysteinase (COGs: COG0499 S-adenosylhomocysteine hydrolase~InterPro IPR000043:IPR015878~KEGG: bfs:BF4263 S-adenosyl-L-homocysteine hydrolase~PFAM: Adenosylhomocysteinase; S-adenosyl-L-homocysteine hydrolase, NAD binding~PRIAM: Adenosylhomocysteinase~SPTR: Adenosylhomocysteinase;~IMG reference gene:2504106049~PFAM: S-adenosyl-L-homocysteine hydrolase, NAD binding domain; S-adenosyl-L-homocysteine hydrolase~TIGRFAM: adenosylhomocysteinase), translating to MPTSLFSNIPYRVADIHSAKIGREEINWVEREMPGLMAIRQKYENKYPLKGMRISGSSHITTHTAVFIETLKLLGAEVRWSASNIYSTQDQAAAAIAANNTPIFAWRGESLSDYWWSIFQTLHFSNHQGPTHIIDDKGDLSIMIHQGLMGENNYKVLDQESNVFSINELNLFLKRVLAEDQNCWKNLTKDLKVITEDTKTGINRMLQLLNENRLLYPIININSSIIKSKIDNFYSCKGTIAESIKKATRTMLIGKDVVICGFGDIGRGCAEALRNSGARVSITETDPIRAMGAAMEGYQVVKLNDVCETADIFITATGRKHILKFEHMQRMKDQAIICNMGHYELEIEYDVLNTHPEIKKIPISPQLKRYFFPDGNSILLIAEGKLVNLACDTTQMAFLKSCSYSTQTLIQIELNKIQPEIGIHKVPKDIDTEVSILHLPKIGAKLTFTNKNKLNQ from the coding sequence ATGCCAACATCATTATTTTCAAATATACCCTATAGAGTAGCAGATATCCACTCTGCAAAAATAGGTAGAGAAGAAATAAATTGGGTAGAAAGAGAAATGCCAGGATTAATGGCTATCCGACAAAAATATGAAAATAAATATCCGCTGAAAGGAATGAGAATTAGTGGATCATCTCATATAACCACCCATACGGCTGTATTTATTGAAACATTAAAATTATTAGGAGCAGAAGTAAGATGGTCTGCCTCAAATATATATTCCACTCAAGACCAGGCAGCTGCAGCTATTGCAGCAAATAATACACCTATATTTGCTTGGAGAGGAGAATCTTTATCTGATTATTGGTGGTCAATCTTCCAAACACTTCATTTTTCTAACCACCAAGGTCCAACTCATATTATTGATGATAAAGGTGATTTAAGTATTATGATTCATCAAGGATTAATGGGAGAGAACAATTATAAAGTACTCGACCAAGAATCAAATGTATTCAGCATTAATGAACTTAACTTATTTTTAAAAAGAGTTTTAGCTGAAGATCAAAACTGTTGGAAAAATCTAACTAAAGATTTAAAAGTTATTACAGAAGATACAAAAACTGGTATTAATAGAATGCTCCAACTCTTGAATGAAAATAGATTATTATATCCTATCATTAATATTAATTCTTCTATAATCAAATCAAAAATAGATAATTTTTATAGTTGTAAAGGAACGATTGCTGAATCAATAAAAAAAGCAACACGTACTATGCTAATTGGTAAAGATGTAGTCATTTGTGGTTTTGGCGATATCGGCAGGGGATGTGCTGAAGCTTTGAGAAATAGTGGAGCTCGGGTTTCTATTACAGAAACAGATCCTATACGAGCAATGGGTGCAGCCATGGAAGGATATCAAGTTGTAAAACTAAATGATGTATGTGAAACAGCTGATATTTTTATTACAGCTACAGGAAGAAAACATATTCTAAAGTTTGAACATATGCAAAGAATGAAAGATCAAGCTATCATTTGTAATATGGGCCACTACGAGTTAGAAATAGAATATGATGTTCTGAATACACATCCAGAAATTAAAAAAATTCCAATCAGTCCTCAATTAAAAAGATACTTTTTCCCTGATGGCAATAGTATTTTATTAATAGCTGAAGGAAAATTAGTCAATTTAGCTTGTGATACTACTCAAATGGCCTTTTTAAAAAGCTGTTCATATTCTACACAGACATTAATACAAATAGAATTAAATAAAATTCAACCTGAAATAGGTATTCATAAAGTACCTAAAGACATTGATACAGAAGTTTCAATACTACATCTTCCTAAAATTGGAGCTAAATTGACATTTACAAATAAAAATAAATTAAACCAATGA